The following are encoded together in the Arcobacter aquimarinus genome:
- a CDS encoding 2-isopropylmalate synthase: MDKNKIIVFDTTLRDGEQSPGCSMNTEEKIKVALQLEKLGVDVIEAGFAAASPGDFDAVSRIAEIVKNSSICSLSRAIENDIKQSGLAVSKAPKHRIHTFIATSPIHMKYKLKMTPDEVIKRAIHAVEYAKTFVDDVEFSLEDAGRSEISFMKEVMDAVIGAGARTINLPDTVGYRLPTELGAMVKELSDYAADRAIISVHNHNDLGLATANTLAAVLNGARQIEVTINGLGERAGNSALEEAVMAIKTRKDAFGDLYTTINTPEIYATSRLVATITGVEPQQNKAIVGKNAFAHESGIHQDGVLKHQETYEIMKPEDVGVFKDSTLILGKHSGRAAFRDKIVHLGFDKVTDEELNAAFERFKVLADKKKEVTDDDVRMLITDESLNHDKTYELIGLQISDCTAGVPTAAVAIKYKDEVLRDAAIGDGTMDAIFKTIDRLTGYNGELKDYKVISVTEGKDALAKVTTRVSFDETSPAFVGHGLSIDTMLATAKAYLGALNSYLSQKERLSKSCEHQV; the protein is encoded by the coding sequence ATGGATAAAAATAAAATTATAGTATTTGATACAACATTAAGAGATGGGGAACAAAGTCCTGGTTGTTCTATGAATACAGAAGAAAAAATAAAAGTAGCTTTACAGTTAGAAAAATTAGGAGTTGATGTTATAGAAGCTGGTTTTGCAGCTGCAAGTCCTGGAGATTTTGATGCTGTTAGTAGAATTGCAGAGATTGTAAAAAATTCAAGTATTTGTTCTTTAAGTAGAGCTATTGAAAATGATATTAAACAATCAGGTTTAGCAGTTAGTAAAGCTCCTAAACATAGAATTCATACATTTATAGCAACTTCTCCTATTCATATGAAATACAAATTGAAAATGACTCCAGATGAAGTAATCAAAAGAGCAATTCATGCAGTAGAATATGCAAAAACATTTGTAGATGATGTTGAATTTTCTTTAGAAGATGCAGGAAGAAGTGAAATCTCTTTTATGAAAGAGGTTATGGATGCTGTAATTGGTGCAGGTGCAAGAACTATCAATTTACCAGATACGGTTGGATATAGATTACCAACAGAATTAGGTGCAATGGTTAAAGAATTAAGTGATTATGCAGCTGATAGAGCGATTATTTCAGTTCATAATCACAATGACTTAGGATTAGCAACTGCAAATACTTTAGCTGCTGTTTTAAATGGTGCTAGACAGATTGAAGTTACAATTAATGGTTTAGGAGAAAGAGCTGGAAATTCAGCTTTAGAAGAAGCTGTTATGGCTATTAAAACTAGAAAAGATGCATTTGGAGATTTATATACAACTATTAATACTCCTGAAATATATGCAACTTCAAGATTAGTTGCAACAATTACAGGTGTTGAGCCTCAACAAAATAAAGCAATTGTTGGTAAAAATGCATTTGCACATGAAAGTGGAATTCATCAAGATGGTGTTTTAAAACACCAAGAAACTTATGAAATTATGAAACCTGAAGATGTTGGAGTATTTAAAGACTCTACTTTAATTTTAGGTAAACATTCTGGTCGAGCAGCATTTAGAGATAAAATAGTTCATTTAGGATTTGATAAAGTAACAGATGAAGAGTTAAATGCAGCATTTGAAAGATTTAAAGTTTTAGCTGATAAGAAAAAAGAAGTAACAGATGATGATGTTAGAATGTTAATAACTGATGAATCTTTAAATCATGACAAAACTTATGAATTAATAGGATTACAAATCAGTGATTGTACAGCAGGTGTTCCTACAGCAGCTGTGGCTATTAAATACAAAGATGAAGTTTTAAGAGATGCAGCTATTGGTGATGGAACTATGGATGCTATATTTAAAACAATTGATAGATTAACAGGTTATAACGGTGAATTAAAAGATTATAAAGTAATCTCTGTAACTGAAGGAAAAGATGCTTTAGCAAAAGTTACAACAAGAGTATCTTTTGATGAAACAAGTCCTGCTTTTGTAGGACACGGGTTGAGTATTGATACGATGTTAGCAACGGCAAAAGCATATTTAGGAGCTTTAAATTCTTATCTTTCTCAAAAAGAGAGACTTTCTAAAAGTTGTGAGCATCAAGTATAA
- a CDS encoding heme-binding domain-containing protein, with translation MKLTLLIFLIIFIVMQFIQPNKENIVVDKNLEIKAPTEVMNLFKTSCFDCHSNETTWPWYSKIAPFSWVVANHVNTGRKALNFSTWENYSPQLKEEKLKAIYRTAYASMPLPSYIYAHEEANLTKEQRSMIRDWTGVRSK, from the coding sequence ATGAAATTAACCCTTTTAATATTTTTGATTATTTTTATAGTTATGCAATTTATTCAACCAAATAAAGAAAATATTGTTGTTGATAAAAATCTTGAAATAAAAGCACCAACTGAAGTGATGAATTTATTCAAAACATCTTGTTTTGATTGTCATTCAAATGAAACAACTTGGCCTTGGTATTCAAAGATTGCACCATTTTCTTGGGTAGTTGCAAATCATGTAAATACAGGAAGAAAAGCACTAAACTTTTCAACTTGGGAAAATTATTCACCTCAATTAAAAGAGGAGAAGTTAAAAGCTATTTATAGAACAGCTTATGCTTCAATGCCACTTCCTAGTTATATTTATGCCCATGAAGAAGCTAATTTAACAAAAGAACAAAGAAGTATGATAAGAGATTGGACAGGAGTTCGGTCTAAGTGA
- the ftsH gene encoding ATP-dependent zinc metalloprotease FtsH, giving the protein MVKKPKNNNQNNNQNFNNNNNNNNNNNFFNNNPLLIFVIFSIVTIFAFKAIFPEEQMGNATNSNMQAFGQTSNKTIAYSDLKRMISSGKIEYVGIGNTQIRAISKGDSGQVITYTARRVVPDETLIPELEKNGIGYGGINEENILADILFGWVLPIFIFFAIWMFIAKRMQKSMGGGSGGILGIGSSKKMINSEKPNVKFDDMAGNKEAKEEVQEVVDFLKSPDRYVRLGAQIPKGVLLVGPPGTGKTLLAKAVAGEADVEFLSVSGSAFIEMFVGVGASRVRDLFEQAKKVAPAIIFIDEIDAIGKSRASGGPMGGNDEREQTLNQLLAEMDGFSTEHAPVIVLAATNRPEVLDPALLRPGRFDRQVLVDKPDYEGRIEILNVHIKDVKLAKNVDLKEIAKMTAGLAGADLANIINEAALLAGRANKEEVEPSDFKEAVERQIAGLEKKSRRISPKERKIVAYHESGHALIAEITKGANKVNKVSIVPRGLAALGYTLNTPEENKYLMQKHELLAEVDVLLGGRAAEQVFIGEISTGAGNDLERATGIIKSMATIYGMSDIAGLMVLERRTNQFLGGQTQKDFSDAMAKDLDDHVKKVLNERYEIVLQALRDNSAAIEQMTAELLEIEVITGERVREIIKENGGKVFEDEDLHTEALKDTETEEKKETTEE; this is encoded by the coding sequence ATGGTAAAAAAGCCTAAAAATAACAATCAGAATAATAACCAGAATTTTAACAACAATAATAACAATAACAACAATAATAATTTTTTTAATAATAATCCATTGTTGATATTTGTAATTTTTTCAATTGTTACAATTTTTGCATTCAAAGCAATTTTTCCAGAAGAACAAATGGGAAATGCAACAAACTCAAATATGCAAGCATTTGGTCAAACATCAAATAAAACAATTGCATATTCAGATTTAAAAAGAATGATTAGTTCAGGTAAAATTGAATATGTTGGAATTGGGAATACTCAAATTAGAGCTATTTCAAAAGGTGATAGTGGACAAGTTATAACATACACTGCAAGAAGAGTTGTTCCTGATGAAACACTTATTCCTGAGTTAGAAAAAAATGGTATAGGATATGGTGGAATCAATGAAGAAAATATCTTAGCTGATATTTTATTTGGTTGGGTTTTACCTATTTTTATATTTTTCGCTATTTGGATGTTTATTGCTAAAAGAATGCAAAAATCAATGGGTGGTGGTTCAGGAGGAATTCTTGGAATTGGTTCATCTAAGAAGATGATTAATTCTGAAAAACCAAATGTAAAATTTGATGATATGGCTGGAAATAAAGAAGCGAAAGAAGAAGTTCAAGAAGTTGTTGATTTTTTAAAATCTCCTGATAGGTATGTAAGACTTGGTGCTCAAATTCCAAAAGGTGTATTATTAGTAGGACCTCCTGGAACTGGTAAAACTTTATTAGCAAAAGCAGTTGCTGGAGAAGCTGATGTTGAGTTTTTATCAGTTTCAGGTTCTGCATTTATTGAAATGTTTGTTGGAGTAGGTGCAAGTAGAGTTAGAGATTTATTTGAACAAGCTAAAAAAGTAGCACCTGCAATTATTTTTATTGATGAAATTGATGCAATTGGTAAAAGTAGAGCAAGTGGTGGTCCAATGGGTGGAAATGATGAAAGAGAACAAACATTAAATCAACTTTTAGCCGAAATGGATGGATTCTCAACTGAACATGCTCCGGTTATAGTATTAGCTGCAACAAATAGACCAGAAGTTCTTGACCCAGCACTTTTAAGACCAGGAAGATTTGATAGACAAGTTTTAGTTGATAAACCTGATTATGAAGGTAGAATTGAAATTTTAAATGTTCATATCAAAGATGTAAAATTAGCAAAAAATGTGGATTTAAAAGAAATTGCAAAAATGACAGCAGGACTTGCTGGTGCAGATTTAGCAAATATTATAAATGAAGCTGCACTTTTAGCAGGAAGAGCTAATAAAGAAGAAGTTGAACCAAGTGATTTTAAAGAAGCAGTTGAAAGACAAATTGCTGGATTAGAAAAAAAATCAAGAAGAATTTCTCCAAAAGAGAGAAAAATTGTTGCTTATCACGAATCAGGACATGCATTAATTGCTGAGATTACAAAAGGTGCAAATAAAGTAAATAAAGTATCTATTGTTCCAAGAGGTTTAGCTGCTCTTGGATATACATTAAATACTCCAGAAGAAAATAAATATTTAATGCAAAAACATGAGTTATTAGCTGAAGTTGATGTTTTACTTGGTGGACGTGCAGCTGAGCAAGTATTTATTGGTGAAATTTCTACAGGTGCTGGAAATGACCTTGAAAGAGCAACTGGAATTATCAAATCAATGGCTACTATTTATGGTATGAGTGATATTGCTGGATTAATGGTACTTGAAAGAAGAACTAATCAATTCTTAGGTGGACAAACACAAAAAGATTTCTCTGATGCAATGGCAAAAGATTTAGATGACCATGTAAAAAAAGTATTAAATGAAAGATATGAAATTGTTTTACAAGCATTAAGAGATAATAGTGCTGCTATTGAGCAAATGACTGCTGAATTATTAGAAATAGAAGTAATTACAGGCGAGAGAGTAAGAGAAATCATAAAAGAAAATGGTGGAAAAGTTTTTGAAGATGAAGATTTACATACAGAAGCTTTAAAAGACACAGAAACTGAAGAAAAAAAAGAAACTACTGAGGAATAA
- a CDS encoding 50S ribosomal protein L11 methyltransferase — protein MSKYYFELAFKPNNHYELFLDLLESITTDAIEENDGVLIVRSEEELEDLKFGIEEFSKALNTDCEILYEKKENIDWIKEYQKSVKSVEIGNFFIRPSWEDKKEEKIDIIIDPALSFGSGHHETTSSCIEAIDEFIKSKQTVLDVGTGSGILAIAASKKGCLVDICDTDEVCIIDTKSNFELNNVSFNDSWVGSTNKTTKKYDVVIANIVADVLVMIANDLKKCLNDNGILIISGILDKHTNKVLNKFKDLTQLKLIHKNEWVTIVYENKKES, from the coding sequence TTGTCTAAATATTATTTTGAATTAGCTTTTAAACCAAATAATCATTATGAACTTTTTTTAGATTTGTTAGAATCAATAACTACAGATGCTATTGAAGAGAATGATGGAGTTTTAATAGTAAGAAGTGAAGAAGAACTAGAAGATTTAAAATTTGGAATTGAAGAGTTCTCAAAAGCTTTAAACACAGATTGTGAAATTTTATATGAAAAAAAAGAGAATATTGATTGGATAAAAGAGTATCAAAAATCTGTTAAATCAGTTGAAATTGGTAACTTTTTTATTAGACCATCTTGGGAAGATAAAAAAGAAGAAAAGATAGATATTATAATAGATCCAGCATTATCTTTTGGTTCAGGACATCATGAAACCACATCTTCGTGTATTGAAGCTATAGATGAGTTTATAAAATCTAAGCAGACGGTTTTAGATGTTGGAACAGGAAGTGGAATACTTGCAATTGCAGCTTCAAAAAAAGGTTGTTTAGTTGATATTTGCGATACTGATGAAGTATGTATTATTGATACTAAATCAAATTTTGAGTTAAATAATGTTTCATTTAATGATTCATGGGTTGGTTCTACTAATAAAACTACAAAAAAATATGATGTTGTAATTGCCAATATTGTTGCAGATGTTTTAGTAATGATAGCAAATGATTTAAAAAAATGTTTAAATGATAATGGAATATTAATAATTTCAGGAATATTAGACAAGCATACTAATAAAGTTTTAAATAAATTTAAAGATTTAACTCAATTAAAGCTTATTCATAAAAATGAATGGGTAACTATTGTATATGAAAACAAAAAGGAGTCTTAA
- a CDS encoding thioredoxin family protein: MMEQIETLDEFQNRINTGNPVLIYFSGENCSVCKVLKPKIEEEITKYYPKFKLFEVKTDISVELTAQCMIFSIPTIIIYFDKNEFKRYGRNMSIPLFIDELKRPYNLMCE; this comes from the coding sequence ATGATGGAACAAATAGAAACATTAGATGAGTTTCAAAATAGAATTAATACAGGAAATCCTGTATTAATCTATTTTTCTGGTGAAAATTGTTCTGTTTGTAAAGTTTTAAAACCTAAAATTGAAGAAGAGATAACTAAATATTATCCAAAATTTAAACTTTTTGAAGTTAAAACAGATATATCTGTTGAGCTTACTGCTCAATGTATGATATTTTCTATTCCTACAATAATAATCTATTTTGATAAAAATGAGTTCAAAAGATATGGAAGAAACATGAGTATTCCACTTTTTATAGATGAATTAAAAAGACCATATAATTTAATGTGTGAGTAA
- a CDS encoding 23S rRNA (pseudouridine(1915)-N(3))-methyltransferase RlmH, producing the protein MKINIYSILKPSKDNFDSIIQDFLKMSSKYAKVEVHYIFNKNIAKAQTIGEKEAQQSYSETYDPLLRGFNIALDVLGKKVDTYAFSSLLEDKNEVNFFIGGAYGFQREFLQKCDNVISLSDLTMAHKVANVVLTEQIFRSLCIQNNHPYHK; encoded by the coding sequence ATGAAAATTAATATTTATTCTATTTTAAAACCAAGTAAGGATAATTTTGATTCGATAATTCAAGATTTTTTAAAAATGTCATCAAAATATGCAAAAGTTGAAGTTCATTATATTTTTAATAAAAATATAGCAAAAGCCCAAACAATAGGCGAAAAAGAAGCCCAACAGTCATATAGTGAAACCTATGATCCTTTATTAAGAGGATTTAATATCGCACTTGATGTTTTAGGGAAAAAAGTTGATACTTATGCTTTTTCTTCATTACTCGAAGATAAAAATGAAGTTAATTTTTTTATTGGTGGTGCATATGGATTTCAAAGGGAATTTTTACAAAAATGTGATAATGTAATTTCTCTTAGTGATTTAACAATGGCTCATAAAGTTGCAAATGTTGTTTTAACAGAACAGATTTTTAGAAGTTTATGTATTCAAAACAATCATCCCTATCATAAGTAA
- a CDS encoding thiamine phosphate synthase has product MISNLEKALGFELKAFNYLYVLCDYETLHKKNITLEKFVDLCKKSDVKLVQYRDKTSSLQEQKTNLLYLKSQLNIPIIINDKIELIEFADGLHLGQEDFLAIHKDKKIATKLIRAKIKNKLLGLSTHNEIEILEANDLALDMIGLGAYRNTSTKDVSSIIGSKISYLAKISKHPVCAIGGVKMNDIIENIKFNVIGSGFFNEN; this is encoded by the coding sequence ATGATTTCAAATTTAGAAAAGGCTTTAGGTTTCGAACTTAAAGCCTTTAATTATTTATATGTCTTATGTGATTATGAAACACTACATAAAAAAAATATCACTTTAGAAAAATTTGTAGATTTATGTAAAAAGAGTGATGTAAAATTAGTTCAGTATAGAGATAAAACTTCATCTTTACAAGAACAAAAAACAAATCTTTTATACTTAAAATCACAGCTCAATATACCAATAATCATAAACGATAAAATAGAATTAATAGAATTTGCTGATGGCTTGCATTTAGGACAAGAGGATTTTTTAGCAATTCATAAAGACAAAAAAATAGCTACAAAATTAATAAGAGCAAAAATAAAAAATAAACTACTTGGACTTTCAACTCATAATGAAATAGAAATTTTAGAGGCTAATGATTTAGCTTTAGATATGATAGGTTTAGGTGCTTACAGAAATACAAGTACAAAAGATGTAAGTTCAATAATAGGTTCTAAAATTTCATATTTGGCAAAAATCTCAAAACATCCAGTTTGTGCTATTGGTGGAGTTAAAATGAATGACATTATAGAAAATATTAAATTTAATGTAATAGGAAGTGGTTTTTTTAATGAAAATTAA
- a CDS encoding tRNA dihydrouridine synthase, with the protein MKNKLDFSRPLVVLAPLAGYTDLPFRSVVKKFGADLTISEMISSNALVYKSARTLKMIEKSPTEDPYFVQIAGNSVELVRDAVLLLNEVEGIDGIDLNCGCPAPKVFNHGSGSNLLGDLKKLEEILSTVKKYSKKQYTSAKVRLGVNEKIPVEIGKAVEACGVDFVSVHGRTRAGKYKAPVDYDAIKAMKEAVSIPVIANGDIKDYDKAKEVLEYTKANGVMIGRGAIGKPWVFYQLKHGIEDISNEMKKEIILEHYDAMLKFHGPHGAIMFRKLLHSYSKGYTGANEFRDIVNKISDIDVMRDLIENFF; encoded by the coding sequence ATGAAAAATAAACTTGATTTTAGCCGACCCCTAGTGGTGTTGGCGCCACTTGCTGGTTATACTGATTTACCTTTTAGGTCTGTTGTGAAGAAATTTGGTGCAGATTTAACAATCTCAGAGATGATATCTTCAAATGCTTTAGTTTATAAATCTGCACGAACGCTTAAAATGATAGAAAAATCACCAACTGAAGATCCTTATTTTGTACAAATAGCAGGAAATAGTGTTGAGTTAGTTCGTGATGCTGTTTTGCTTTTAAATGAAGTTGAAGGAATTGATGGAATTGATTTAAATTGTGGATGTCCTGCACCAAAAGTTTTTAATCATGGTAGTGGTTCAAATCTTTTAGGAGATTTAAAAAAGCTTGAAGAGATACTTTCAACAGTTAAAAAATATTCTAAGAAACAATATACATCTGCAAAAGTAAGACTTGGTGTTAATGAAAAAATACCAGTTGAAATTGGAAAAGCAGTTGAAGCTTGTGGAGTTGATTTTGTATCTGTTCATGGAAGAACAAGAGCTGGAAAATATAAAGCACCTGTTGATTATGACGCAATTAAAGCTATGAAAGAAGCTGTTTCTATACCTGTAATAGCAAATGGTGATATAAAAGATTATGATAAAGCAAAAGAGGTTTTAGAATATACAAAAGCAAATGGAGTTATGATAGGACGAGGTGCTATTGGAAAACCTTGGGTATTCTATCAGTTAAAACATGGAATTGAAGATATTTCAAATGAGATGAAAAAAGAGATTATTTTAGAACATTATGATGCCATGCTTAAATTTCATGGTCCTCATGGGGCTATTATGTTTAGAAAATTACTTCACTCTTATTCAAAAGGGTATACAGGAGCCAATGAATTTAGAGATATTGTAAATAAAATTTCTGATATTGATGTTATGAGAGATTTAATAGAAAACTTTTTTTAA
- the accD gene encoding acetyl-CoA carboxylase, carboxyltransferase subunit beta, whose protein sequence is MDLRNLFSKISFDSKSKEQPTKKDAPSHWIKCPECNSLMFFKEVEAQDNICPKCNFHMRIGAKRRIEIITDKDSFVEYDVELKPNDPLKFVDKTSYKKRVEEALKNTGRTSSVVSGEAKINEIPVQLVVFDFAYMGGSLGSVEGEKIVRAVNRAIEKQQGLIIVSASGGARMQESTFALMQMAKTSAALKKLDHAKLPYISILTDPTMGGVSASFAFLGDIIMAEPGALIGFAGQRVIKQTIGADLPAGFQRAEFLLEKGSIDMVVNRSEMKKTLTDLLTMFQKEKIS, encoded by the coding sequence ATGGATTTAAGAAACCTATTTAGCAAAATATCTTTTGATAGTAAATCAAAAGAGCAACCAACAAAAAAAGATGCACCAAGTCATTGGATTAAATGTCCAGAATGTAATTCTTTGATGTTTTTTAAAGAAGTAGAGGCTCAAGATAATATTTGTCCAAAATGTAATTTTCATATGAGAATTGGTGCAAAAAGAAGAATTGAAATTATAACTGATAAAGATAGTTTTGTTGAATATGATGTTGAATTAAAACCAAATGATCCTTTAAAATTTGTTGATAAAACTTCTTATAAAAAAAGAGTAGAAGAAGCGTTAAAAAACACAGGAAGAACATCTTCTGTTGTTAGTGGAGAAGCAAAAATAAATGAAATTCCAGTACAACTAGTAGTTTTTGATTTTGCTTATATGGGTGGAAGTTTAGGTTCAGTTGAAGGTGAAAAAATTGTAAGAGCAGTTAATAGAGCTATTGAAAAACAACAAGGATTAATTATTGTTTCAGCTTCTGGTGGTGCTAGAATGCAAGAATCAACATTTGCTTTAATGCAAATGGCAAAAACTTCAGCAGCTCTTAAAAAACTTGATCATGCAAAACTTCCATATATTTCCATATTAACAGACCCAACAATGGGTGGAGTTTCTGCTTCATTTGCATTCTTAGGTGATATTATTATGGCAGAGCCAGGTGCATTAATTGGATTTGCAGGACAAAGAGTTATTAAGCAAACTATTGGAGCTGATTTACCAGCTGGATTTCAAAGAGCAGAATTTTTACTAGAAAAAGGTTCTATTGATATGGTTGTAAATAGATCAGAAATGAAAAAGACTCTAACTGATTTATTAACAATGTTTCAAAAAGAAAAAATTAGTTAA